Proteins from a genomic interval of bacterium:
- a CDS encoding glycosyltransferase, with protein MSPSLIIWCVATGVLAWQGTRWWTGLRRLGASPAPAAAQAPHPAVWVLVAARDEALQVPALLTALAGQAGVDARPRLVLVDDGSVDGSADLARRLLADWPEATVLVQPPAGKLAALAAGLRHVLERAGAEDLVLFTDADCRPAAGWLAAHLAAHAAGADLVGGHVVLASPDGEVSAFRRFENAASSLQAAVGFMLGRPPFARGANWSTRARLLRQVDGLSNLEDLPSGDDVHLIRRLGQVAARCAFLTSAASIVHTREAGNAVRQARRRYGKLRDLPAREILRQASLFLALLLQGALLARWAVAGSPLVLLPATLLPALALAARRMLAEGLALLGEGELVPRAGRLSLLLVLHALRHSLVGGLRGYQWRQGAPSRESLLFLRHTLTLRRLWNAVKSHASYGLSLLLRRPIVWGLPTVFMVEPTNACNLKCPLCPTGAGTLKRPARFLDKAVYDRLLDELGRDAFMVLLWNQGESFLHPDFLPMVRRAAGMGLWTYASTNGHYLDDPDALVRSGLGTLLVSVDGASAETYEAYRRSGNFPLVVEGLTRLMAAKRRLGSATPVVHLQFIVMRHNQHEILEIDRLARRCGVDRLTLKTVQIYDDADIDVWLPEDEAARRYQVVEDEGGRHFAMKHGYPNRCQRLWNQPVLNAGGELAVCCFDKDSDFAMGDLSTHNFRELWTSRPYMAFRRAVFRQRSQFEMCRNCGEGVRLTLEQRDLAVDLRRPLGDSLRHRGWAVPDEDEVRRRIEAARASRPREAGGREQRREGRDGVAGMSLGQGPRPIEELEGREAP; from the coding sequence ATGTCCCCATCCTTGATCATCTGGTGTGTGGCCACGGGGGTCCTGGCCTGGCAGGGCACCCGCTGGTGGACAGGCCTGCGCCGCCTGGGGGCTTCGCCGGCGCCAGCGGCGGCCCAAGCGCCGCATCCAGCGGTCTGGGTGCTGGTGGCGGCCCGGGACGAGGCGCTGCAGGTGCCCGCCCTCTTGACCGCCCTGGCCGGGCAGGCAGGGGTGGATGCCCGGCCCCGCCTGGTGCTGGTGGACGATGGATCAGTGGACGGCAGTGCCGATCTGGCCCGCCGCCTGCTGGCCGACTGGCCGGAGGCGACCGTCCTGGTCCAGCCGCCGGCGGGCAAGCTGGCCGCCCTCGCCGCCGGCCTGCGCCACGTGCTGGAAAGGGCCGGTGCGGAGGATCTCGTCCTCTTCACCGATGCCGATTGTCGTCCCGCCGCCGGCTGGCTGGCCGCCCATCTGGCGGCCCATGCCGCCGGCGCCGACCTGGTGGGCGGCCACGTCGTCCTTGCTTCCCCGGACGGCGAGGTGTCCGCCTTCCGCCGCTTCGAGAACGCCGCCAGCAGCCTGCAAGCCGCTGTGGGCTTCATGCTGGGCAGGCCGCCCTTCGCCCGGGGCGCCAACTGGTCGACGCGGGCCCGCCTGCTGCGCCAGGTCGACGGTCTGTCGAACCTGGAGGATCTGCCCAGCGGCGACGACGTCCACCTCATCCGGCGTCTGGGGCAGGTTGCGGCGCGCTGCGCCTTCCTCACCAGCGCGGCGTCCATCGTCCACACCCGTGAGGCGGGCAACGCCGTCCGCCAGGCCCGCCGCCGCTACGGCAAGCTGCGGGACCTGCCCGCCCGCGAGATCCTGCGCCAGGCCTCGCTCTTCCTGGCGCTTCTTCTGCAAGGAGCGCTGCTGGCCCGTTGGGCCGTGGCCGGCTCCCCGCTTGTCCTGCTCCCCGCCACGCTCCTGCCGGCCCTGGCGCTCGCCGCCCGGCGGATGCTGGCGGAGGGCCTGGCCCTGCTGGGCGAAGGGGAGCTTGTGCCCCGTGCGGGGCGACTGTCCCTGCTCCTGGTGCTCCACGCCCTCCGGCACAGCCTCGTCGGCGGCCTCCGCGGCTACCAGTGGCGCCAAGGCGCCCCCTCCCGCGAGTCCCTCCTCTTCCTGCGACACACCCTTACCCTGCGCCGGCTCTGGAACGCGGTCAAGAGCCATGCCAGCTACGGTCTTTCCCTCCTGCTGCGGCGCCCCATCGTCTGGGGCCTGCCCACCGTCTTCATGGTGGAACCCACCAACGCCTGCAACCTGAAGTGTCCCCTCTGCCCCACGGGCGCGGGAACGCTCAAGCGGCCCGCCCGCTTCCTGGACAAGGCCGTCTACGACCGCCTGCTGGACGAGCTGGGTCGCGACGCCTTCATGGTCCTGCTCTGGAACCAGGGGGAGAGCTTCCTCCACCCCGACTTCCTGCCCATGGTGCGCCGGGCCGCCGGGATGGGCCTGTGGACCTACGCCTCCACCAACGGCCACTACCTGGACGACCCCGATGCCCTGGTCCGCAGCGGCCTGGGCACCCTGCTTGTCAGCGTGGACGGCGCCAGCGCCGAGACCTACGAGGCCTACCGCCGCAGCGGCAACTTCCCGCTGGTGGTGGAGGGCCTCACCCGCCTGATGGCGGCCAAGCGCCGCCTGGGCAGCGCCACGCCCGTCGTCCACCTCCAGTTCATCGTCATGCGGCACAACCAGCACGAGATCCTCGAGATCGACCGGCTGGCCCGCCGCTGCGGCGTGGACCGCCTCACCCTGAAGACCGTGCAGATCTACGACGACGCCGACATCGACGTGTGGCTGCCCGAGGACGAGGCGGCGCGGCGCTACCAGGTGGTGGAGGACGAGGGGGGTCGCCATTTCGCCATGAAACACGGCTACCCCAACCGCTGCCAGCGCCTCTGGAACCAGCCCGTGCTCAATGCCGGCGGCGAGCTGGCCGTCTGCTGCTTCGACAAGGACAGCGACTTCGCCATGGGCGACCTGTCCACCCACAACTTCCGCGAGCTGTGGACCAGCCGGCCCTACATGGCCTTCCGCCGCGCCGTCTTCCGCCAGCGCAGCCAGTTCGAGATGTGCCGCAACTGCGGCGAAGGGGTGAGACTCACCCTCGAGCAGCGGGACCTGGCGGTGGATCTGCGCCGGCCCCTGGGCGACAGCCTGCGCCACCGGGGCTGGGCCGTCCCTGACGAGGATGAGGTCCGCCGCCGCATCGAGGCGGCCCGCGCCAGCCGCCCGCGCGAGGCGGGTGGCCGGGAGCAGCGGCGCGAGGGCCGGGACGGCGTGGCCGGCATGTCGCTGGGACAGGGACCCC